In Lysobacter lycopersici, a genomic segment contains:
- the kbl gene encoding glycine C-acetyltransferase, giving the protein MSLTERYASTLDEIRDAGLFKSERIITSPQSAEIELADGRKVLNFCANNYLGLADHPDVIAAAKAALDTHGFGMASVRFICGTQDLHKQLEKTIADFFGTEDTILYAACFDANGGLFEPLLDENDAIISDVLNHASIIDGVRLCKAKRYRYANCDMADLETQLKQAKADGARTIMITTDGVFSMDGFIAPLDEITVLAKQYGALVHIDECHATGFLGKTGRGSAEVKGVLDRIDIFTGTLGKAMGGALGGFTTARREVIELLRQRSRPYLFSNSLPPHVVAAGIKAFEMLSSAGELRERLADNTKYFRERMTSAGFDIKPGVHPISPVMLYDAPLAQRFAERLLEEGIYAIGFFFPVVAKGQARIRTQMSAAHTREHLDRCIDAFTRIGKELGVV; this is encoded by the coding sequence ATGTCCCTCACCGAACGCTACGCAAGCACCCTCGACGAAATCCGCGACGCCGGCCTGTTCAAGTCCGAGCGCATCATCACCAGTCCGCAATCGGCCGAGATCGAGCTCGCCGACGGCCGCAAGGTGCTGAACTTCTGCGCCAACAACTACCTCGGGCTCGCCGACCATCCGGACGTGATCGCGGCGGCGAAGGCGGCGCTGGATACCCACGGTTTCGGCATGGCCTCGGTACGCTTCATCTGCGGCACGCAGGACCTGCACAAGCAACTGGAAAAGACCATCGCCGATTTCTTCGGCACCGAGGACACGATCCTCTATGCCGCCTGCTTCGACGCCAATGGCGGCCTGTTCGAACCGCTGCTGGACGAGAACGACGCGATCATCTCCGACGTTCTCAACCATGCCTCGATCATCGACGGCGTGCGCCTGTGCAAGGCGAAGCGGTATCGGTACGCGAACTGCGACATGGCCGACCTGGAAACGCAGCTCAAACAGGCGAAAGCGGACGGCGCGCGCACGATCATGATCACCACCGACGGCGTGTTCTCGATGGACGGCTTCATCGCGCCGCTGGACGAGATCACCGTGCTGGCTAAGCAGTACGGCGCGCTGGTGCACATCGACGAGTGCCACGCCACCGGCTTCCTCGGCAAAACCGGCCGCGGCTCCGCCGAAGTGAAGGGCGTGCTGGACAGGATCGACATCTTCACCGGCACGCTCGGCAAGGCGATGGGCGGCGCACTCGGCGGCTTCACCACCGCCAGGCGCGAAGTGATCGAACTGCTGCGCCAGCGTTCGCGCCCGTATCTCTTTTCCAACTCGCTGCCCCCGCACGTGGTCGCCGCCGGGATCAAGGCATTCGAGATGCTGTCGTCCGCCGGTGAGTTGCGCGAACGCCTCGCCGACAACACGAAATACTTCCGCGAACGCATGACCTCCGCCGGCTTCGACATCAAACCGGGCGTGCACCCGATCAGCCCGGTGATGCTGTACGACGCGCCGCTGGCGCAGCGCTTCGCCGAGCGGCTGCTGGAAGAAGGCATCTACGCCATCGGCTTCTTCTTCCCGGTGGTGGCGAAGGGCCAGGCCCGCATCCGCACGCAGATGAGCGCGGCGCATACGCGCGAGCACCTCGATCGCTGCATCGATGCGTTCACCCGCATCGGCAAGGAACTTGGCGTCGTGTAA
- the tdh gene encoding L-threonine 3-dehydrogenase yields MTQMMKALVKREAAKGIWMEQVPVPVPGPNEVLIKLEKTAICGTDLHIYLWDEWSQRTIKPGLVIGHEFVGRIVDLGPGVTGYKVGQRVSAEGHIVCGHCRNCRAGRQHLCPNTVGIGVNRDGAFAEFIVMPASNLWPIPDQIPSELAAFFDPYGNAAHCALEFDVVGEDVLITGAGPIGIIAAGICKYIGARNVVVTDVNDYRLKLAADMGATRVVNVSNTSLKDVMADLHMEGFDVGLEMSGNPRAFADMLDCMYNGGKIAMLGIMPKGAGVDWDKIIFKGLTLHGIYGRKMYETWYKMTQLVLSGFPLGKVLTHQLPIDDFQKGFDLMEGGKSGKVVLSWN; encoded by the coding sequence ATGACGCAGATGATGAAAGCGCTGGTCAAGCGCGAAGCCGCCAAGGGCATCTGGATGGAACAGGTGCCGGTGCCGGTGCCGGGCCCGAACGAAGTCCTGATCAAGCTCGAGAAGACCGCGATCTGCGGCACCGACCTGCACATCTACCTGTGGGACGAGTGGAGCCAGCGCACGATCAAGCCCGGCCTGGTCATCGGCCACGAATTCGTCGGCCGCATCGTCGACCTCGGCCCGGGCGTGACCGGCTACAAGGTCGGGCAACGCGTGTCGGCGGAAGGCCACATCGTCTGCGGCCATTGCCGCAATTGCCGCGCCGGCCGCCAGCACCTGTGTCCGAACACCGTCGGCATCGGCGTGAACCGCGATGGCGCCTTCGCCGAATTCATCGTCATGCCGGCCTCGAACCTGTGGCCGATCCCCGACCAGATCCCCAGCGAGCTGGCCGCGTTCTTCGATCCCTACGGCAATGCCGCGCACTGCGCGCTGGAATTCGACGTGGTCGGCGAAGACGTGCTGATCACCGGCGCCGGCCCGATCGGGATCATTGCAGCCGGCATCTGCAAGTACATCGGCGCGCGCAACGTGGTCGTCACCGATGTCAACGACTATCGCCTCAAGCTCGCCGCGGACATGGGCGCGACGCGCGTGGTGAACGTGTCCAACACCTCGCTCAAGGACGTGATGGCCGACCTGCACATGGAAGGCTTCGACGTCGGCCTGGAAATGAGCGGCAACCCGCGCGCCTTCGCCGACATGCTCGACTGCATGTACAACGGCGGCAAGATCGCGATGCTCGGCATCATGCCCAAGGGCGCCGGCGTGGACTGGGACAAGATCATCTTCAAGGGCCTGACCCTGCATGGCATCTACGGCCGCAAGATGTACGAGACCTGGTACAAGATGACGCAGCTGGTGCTGAGCGGATTCCCGCTCGGCAAGGTGCTGACCCACCAGCTTCCCATCGACGATTTCCAGAAGGGCTTCGACCTGATGGAAGGCGGCAAGTCGGGCAAGGTGGTGTTGAGCTGGAACTGA
- a CDS encoding DUF3224 domain-containing protein, with product MQKQAKGGFEVKRTPQDALDAGDGAQIGHVRFDKRFHGALDATSVVHMLAVGTDVPGSAAYVAIERIAGTLDGRSGIFLAQHNGTLDRGQATLSLTVVPDSGTGELASLRGRMAIDIVDGAHFYTFDYELPDPAADRD from the coding sequence ATGCAAAAGCAGGCCAAGGGCGGTTTCGAGGTGAAGCGCACGCCACAGGACGCGCTCGACGCCGGCGACGGCGCGCAGATCGGCCACGTCCGCTTCGACAAGCGCTTCCACGGCGCGCTGGACGCCACCAGCGTGGTGCACATGCTCGCGGTCGGCACCGACGTGCCGGGTTCGGCGGCCTACGTGGCGATCGAACGCATTGCCGGAACGCTGGACGGGCGCAGCGGCATCTTCCTGGCCCAGCACAACGGGACCCTCGACCGCGGCCAGGCGACCCTGTCCCTGACCGTGGTCCCGGATTCGGGCACGGGCGAACTCGCCAGCTTGCGCGGGCGCATGGCCATCGACATCGTCGACGGCGCGCATTTCTACACCTTCGACTACGAACTGCCCGATCCTGCGGCCGATAGGGACTGA
- a CDS encoding histidine phosphatase family protein has protein sequence MRILLARHGETPWNAEGRYQGQEDILLSPTGEAQARSLGERLREVRIDRAVASPLARARRTAELALGEARVPMLAFDEGLMEIAHGEWEGLLASEIRQRDGERLRAWREAPDTVQMPGGESLPQVLQRAWPAFERAASGLGADDTLLLVAHDAVNRVLLCRMLGIPLSRLWGFRQAPATLNLLEGADVEHLDVVRLNDAGHHTALFGEAVHRAL, from the coding sequence ATGCGCATCCTGCTCGCCCGCCACGGCGAAACGCCGTGGAACGCCGAAGGCCGCTACCAGGGCCAGGAGGACATCCTGTTGTCGCCGACCGGCGAGGCGCAGGCGCGTTCGCTCGGCGAGCGCCTGCGCGAGGTGCGCATCGACCGTGCCGTCGCCTCGCCGCTGGCGCGCGCGCGCCGCACCGCGGAACTGGCGCTCGGTGAAGCGCGCGTGCCGATGCTCGCGTTCGACGAGGGCCTGATGGAAATCGCGCACGGCGAATGGGAAGGCCTGCTCGCCAGCGAGATCCGCCAGCGCGACGGCGAACGCCTGCGCGCCTGGCGCGAAGCGCCGGACACGGTGCAGATGCCCGGCGGCGAATCGCTGCCGCAAGTGTTGCAGCGCGCATGGCCGGCGTTCGAACGCGCGGCATCCGGGCTCGGTGCGGACGACACGCTGCTGCTCGTCGCGCACGACGCGGTGAATCGCGTGCTGTTGTGCCGCATGCTCGGTATTCCCTTGTCGCGGTTGTGGGGCTTCCGCCAGGCACCGGCGACGTTGAATTTGCTCGAAGGCGCGGACGTCGAGCATCTCGATGTCGTCCGTCTCAACGACGCCGGCCATCACACCGCGCTGTTCGGCGAAGCGGTGCACCGCGCGCTGTGA